The following proteins are encoded in a genomic region of Micromonospora olivasterospora:
- a CDS encoding LpqB family beta-propeller domain-containing protein yields the protein MRRRPWFAGALGAALLLTGVVGCGIPGESEVRVDGQVSAARPGSSSYRGDEPPNRTATVTDRVEYVENFLLAPAGEADKAYERVKPFVAPENRAQVQAKPASEVTFNVVRLLETPVITDTTDGTKVTLRVQQIGLLRADGTLVPPVSTDTEYQFGLRAAQEDRPELGWYVTDPPPNALLLSDNALQRYYQAHTIYFWNTDRSRLVPDQRYLPRAVPDERRVTEVVRWLTAGPSEWLLPGTTRLPDGTRLINNATGADDQWEVNLDMPVDVGEARVEQFLDQLALSLPELNGRLELKIHNQSRETIDDLAAHRLAHPAYPISGDPLRFCVYDSAVHPLAVDPDEAKGPVPIAPEANRDVVSAGLSRSRDEVQAALVTAGAGQRRQRLAVGAGPAPVADFRRSPGAYASMGRPVWLRSANPERPQGLVVADGKLYRFDVNAQLRTVPLSVEGKVTAVAASLDGHRIAVIVNGALYVAAVNTDGGVVSVGPVRRLVTSLTDLSAVEWARENTLYLAGSAGQPAVYEISVDGALETALKKNVGARVTHMSAYPINAVVPFNAANLMYEASGVAYWNSNPHDKIKREQVPDLTPPPAGVQVGEPTAPFFLY from the coding sequence CCGGGTGGAGTACGTCGAGAACTTCCTCCTGGCTCCCGCCGGCGAGGCGGACAAGGCGTACGAGCGGGTGAAGCCCTTCGTCGCCCCGGAGAATCGCGCGCAGGTCCAGGCGAAGCCGGCCAGCGAGGTGACTTTCAACGTGGTGCGGCTGCTGGAGACGCCGGTCATCACCGACACCACCGACGGCACCAAGGTCACCCTCCGGGTGCAGCAGATCGGCCTGCTGCGCGCCGACGGCACCCTCGTGCCGCCCGTGTCCACCGACACCGAGTACCAGTTCGGGCTGCGCGCGGCGCAGGAGGACCGGCCGGAGCTCGGCTGGTACGTCACCGATCCGCCGCCGAACGCGCTGCTGCTCAGCGACAACGCGCTGCAGCGGTACTACCAGGCCCACACCATCTACTTCTGGAACACCGACCGCAGCCGGCTGGTGCCGGACCAGCGTTACCTGCCGCGGGCCGTGCCGGACGAGCGGCGGGTGACCGAGGTGGTGCGGTGGCTGACGGCCGGGCCCTCCGAGTGGCTGCTGCCCGGGACGACCCGACTGCCCGACGGCACCCGGTTGATCAACAACGCGACCGGTGCGGACGACCAGTGGGAGGTCAACCTCGACATGCCCGTCGACGTCGGCGAGGCGCGGGTGGAACAGTTCCTCGACCAGCTCGCCCTGTCGCTGCCCGAGCTGAACGGCCGGCTGGAGCTGAAGATCCACAACCAGTCCCGGGAGACCATCGACGACCTCGCGGCGCACCGGCTGGCCCACCCGGCGTACCCGATCAGCGGGGACCCGCTGCGGTTCTGCGTCTACGACAGCGCGGTGCATCCGCTCGCCGTCGACCCCGACGAGGCGAAGGGCCCGGTGCCCATCGCGCCCGAGGCGAACAGGGACGTGGTCTCGGCCGGACTCAGCCGGTCCCGCGACGAGGTGCAGGCCGCCCTGGTCACCGCCGGGGCGGGCCAGCGGCGGCAGCGGCTGGCCGTCGGCGCCGGCCCGGCGCCGGTGGCCGACTTCCGGCGCAGCCCCGGGGCGTACGCGTCGATGGGCCGCCCGGTCTGGTTGCGCTCGGCCAACCCCGAGCGCCCTCAGGGGCTGGTGGTGGCCGACGGGAAGCTCTACCGGTTCGACGTGAACGCCCAGCTCAGGACGGTGCCGCTGAGCGTGGAGGGCAAGGTGACCGCGGTGGCCGCGTCGCTGGACGGGCACCGGATCGCGGTGATCGTCAACGGCGCCCTGTACGTCGCGGCGGTCAACACGGACGGCGGGGTGGTCTCCGTGGGGCCGGTCCGCCGGCTCGTCACCTCGCTGACCGACCTGTCGGCCGTCGAGTGGGCGCGGGAGAACACCCTGTACCTGGCCGGCTCGGCGGGCCAGCCGGCGGTGTACGAGATCAGCGTGGACGGCGCGCTGGAGACGGCGCTGAAGAAGAACGTCGGGGCGCGGGTGACCCACATGTCGGCGTACCCGATCAACGCGGTGGTGCCGTTCAACGCCGCCAACCTGATGTACGAGGCGAGCGGGGTGGCGTACTGGAACAGCAACCCGCACGACAAGATCAAGCGCGAGCAGGTGCCGGACCTGACGCCGCCGCCCGCGGGGGTCCAGGTCGGCGAGCCGACCGCGCCGTTCTTCCTCTACTGA